TTGATGAGGAAACTGCTTTGAATCAGTATGAGGAGCTTGAAATGGTGCTACCAAGTACATGCTCAATCTGGCCCCATGCATTTTCTTGTGAGCCTTCAACATAGATCTCTCTTACTTCAGGGATCTAAGATGATTCTACGATCACGGGGACTCTTCTCTTGCCTTATCTGCAGCTTGAAAAGCGAAACCTATGAAGATGCGATAAAAGTATGCCCATCTGCTGGTCCAAATGGGAGGACCTTATTGGGAGGTTTCAACCCGTTCAATATCGAGGGATAAAAAGCCATCTCAGGTACTTGCATGTGAATTTTCGGCTTGCTTCACAACCTTTGTGGTTTGTATTTACAAAGCTCGTCAAACTGCATCAGCACTCAGCCAGCAGTTTGCTAATGAAAGTCGCGCGTTGCACGTCCATTGGGAGAATTCAGTGGTTCATTAGGTACTCAATATTCTgcagtaaatatttttttcttcatctggTTCTATGTTACCAGTTTTGTAaatgtattttcattttcagtttGTGACACGGGcaactaatatttttcatttgtataaTGTTTTTCAAACACTTCGGCTCTTTGCTTTAAGTTTCGTATTAAAATTTGTTGTAATGGGGTAATTGCAGACGACTGGAGGCTTGTGTGTGTATTGAACTTATTGTCAGTGCACTATAGTTTACAAAACACAATAGTAATTGACACATTTCAATTTTGCAACATTTTATCTTTGGTATTTGACTATTAAATGTCAAGCAAGGTGCCTTTTACaatgataaattataagcCGGGCCATCAGGATTTATGCTCTATTAATTCTTACCAGCGGATGCACAAAATTAACTACGCTGTGCTACTATGATCATCTTTTTCTGGCAAGCCAAATTTGCAAGAGAGACAGAAATGTTAAATGCGAACTCAGACTCTTTGTTTATACAAACAATCTTGCAACTTTGTTTATACAAAACAATCTTGAATTATTGctaatttactaaattttctCAATCAAGAGTGTAACATTCTTAATATGAGCCACGTATAATTAACAAATGTGGATGCTCATTGCTCTAGGACTTGGAAAAGCATTAGTAGAAAAGCAATCTACTCGTATAACCAAGTTGACGCAATTAATATTCAACTACAAATAAACTATTAAATCTTCAAGAGTGTCACATTAACTGCATctgaaataaatgaacaatAGTTGCTAAAAGATCAAGATATTTCATATTGACAGCCTACATCATTAGAAGAGATCGCGTtactatttcattttaaagTAATGATTAGcttatacaaattttatatcccAACTTTGaagtatattattaaaaatttaatcattgaagaaaatgaaaaaaaaaaaaaaacttggatGTTAACGGGTGTATAGAAGAAAAGATGCGTGAAGCAGTTATTTTGATAAACAAATGAATGTGTTTAGCAAATAGGTTCTCAAAGTTATAACTTGAACAATAGTTATAATCAATGtttttgaggaaaaatatattattgaacGAAcgataaattgtaatttgaatatGAGGATGATTGATTAAAGAGCTACATTTGGCTATGAAATGCTTTggatgtgaaaaaaaaaaaaaaaaaggctagtAATTTATGacttaaagacaaaagaaaatataatgcACTAATCTTCTTTGGCTTTGTTGATCAATTAACACTTGTAAGTGTAAAACACGCAGCGGCTGTCTTCAATTCGTTTTCTCCAACATGTTCAATAGATTGTGTTGTGTCTTTCAATGATTCTTCCGAACTGCAAGTACACAAACTCTTGTCAATCTCAGAATCTCgggagaaaaatttaaaaaaaaaaaaatcatcttatTAATCAAGAGACCACTTTATTCAACTGATcgacaattattattttctattaattattatttagtaccTTGACTCGTAAGCTTCCTTAGAATCTACGTACGACTGTCTGTCATCTACGGTATCGAAAAACGGATGCATCTCATCACAGTCCCGAACAACCTCTTGTTGGATTTCCAGCGGTTGTGATGCAACCAGTTGGGATTGAAAGGCCATGGAACTGCCATTGTTGTTGTTCGCAGCATGCGTGTCTTCAACCCAGACGTCTCTGGCATCCATATAGAGAGAACTGTAACTGTTGTAGGAGTAAGAAGCAActgcatcatcatcatcattagtattattattgtggAGGAGCGAAAGGGCATCAATATAAGGCAGCGCCATGCCCAGTTCCAATTGCGAGGGCACGTCATCCGCCGCCGCAGTCGAAAGCTGTTGTTGATAATACATCTGTCTGTACATGTCAAGTTGTGCCTGCGCGGCGCGCAGCTCCGCCTCCACCTGCCAAATTTGGTACTGTAATTGGCAAACGACTCCCAAACATCCGTGAACGGGGTATCTGTCGCGGATGTTTGCCTCGTAGATGATGGATCTCATTGCTTCCGCTCTCCGCTCGGCGTCCAGGGGCTTTATGATGCTCAAGATGTTGCTTCTTCCGAATAACTTGTGCGCATTTTGAAACAACCTGGGTTGATCGGCGGGAAAGTAGGGTGCCAGCGGGCAATCAGAAGAGCATCTCCTCCTTTGGTACTTGCAGGCAGCACAGGCTTGGCTGGCCTTAAGGGTCATGTTCGTTCAAGCATTCAGATATGGTAATGGAACGTGCAAAATTgtcaagaaagaagaagaaagccaGAGAGTGTTTCATAAGGAGAAAAAGGGTATTAGTGAACTACGAtgatggtgatggtgatggtgAAATGGTGAGTTGAAACCAAAATGGTTAACACACTTTGTTTGAAGTGGGATATGAAAGGGTCTAAATAAGAGCGGATTTACTGGATGTGAAGAGACTCAGTAAAAGCAAAGAGATAGAAGATATGGCAACCGAATATTTCGGAGatgttttttttcaagttgtgAATAACCGAATGATAGGACAAATGTTCAAATTATagcactctggccagagtccTCATTTCTTGGGCCACTTACGGTCAATCAAAACCTgcttttttgtattttgagCTTACGCGCACGTGGCTTGAAACTAAAGATTTTTCActcctaattttttaaaaacatctTTGGTCGATCGGGGTGAAAAATATGGTGCTAAATATATAGCGATTTGTGTTGttataaataattgtttaaaaaaatatgaaatcaagaaattagtcttaaaatctaatttcattaaagaaaGAAGCACCAATCTTATAAAagttttcttgattttgattaaattcaaACTCAAATAGTGATAAAATGAAGCAATCTTACCATTGGAGGCCAAACTCACGTCTTTCTACTATAATCTCTCTATATTCAAAATTCCCACTTCAAATGTACCTACTCCCACAATGATTTTGAATCTAGAGCactccaaaatttcaataaaaaccaaaattcacaaaacctaagaaaattttttgataacCTTTGTCAAAGAAAACTACcgttttctctctctttttttaaataaaaagcaaattaaattcttaaaagaaatctaataGTGGTGTTTTTTTATCACAATACACCTCAATTAAGTAATTTCAACagttttttttatcatgttaCGACTGGAAGAAACATTacgaattaaaaattgtttgctATAAGGGCTTTAATGTGTTTTAAGTCCAAATCCAAACTCGTGATGAAGTGGCTCACACGTGAATTTGGGCTTAGCATCTTGATTTAGATTTTAgttttcattatattgttttggaaaataaagtttcattttcatgtGTCAACTCTAGGGATGgtaatggggaggggaggggaggtgACCGATCTCCCCGTATctatccccgatattttgcgtatatccccgtccccgtcagaattacttgagagaatcttcatctcttccccgaataataacaggggatccccgaggatccccgatccccgaataactaatacattttttttttcaattttgagttaatcatattaaaataaaaaattcaaataaaagtaaagttcgaaatatatcttacattaatatctattacaaaagtcacatacattaaattagtaagtaacacAACATGCAAggaatacaaacttcttttacaaactatcatgaataaattaatagtttaatacaaaattgttacaaataaaatcgaatttagattcaaaattaacttttttaatggtggcgtgggcactttataaatgtggattaTTCCCTTTATAACACAATGGTTAAATCAgagcaaatcaaaagtaaatattagattagattagattagattagatattaaaattatgattcgttgtgggcaattataacatctaaaaataaataaaaaatagatttaagtttaaaatatttaaagaatattaaaattaaaaaaaatgtttggctaatagaatctactcggtctttttaatgtcgtaaataaaaatttaaaactttaattagttaattaggcataaaagtttaataatataaatattttgattttttttatttttacgaatatttataattttataatttaaattttattatttatttactagtaattttaaaaaattaaaataaaattaaaaattaaaatggggaaattgGTAGGGGATGAGGATTTCACCTCATCCCTGTCACCttcccgaataagaaattgagtaaaaaaattcccccgtcccctccccgaataagaaattgggtatgaaattatcctcatacccTTCCTGAATGGGAAAAATCTCCAAGGGTACCCGTCCcggtggggatttttgccatccctagtcaACTCTGACCAAAGGATCATATCCTATTAACTTTATAACTCTTTCTTCTCTTAATCATAtctctttatttatcttttgccTGTAACCGTAAAATTGATATTACATCAGAATACACATACCTTCTAACCTATAAGCAACGCAAATGCATAGATAGGAAGGAGAAAAATGGAAAgagaaattaagaattttaagtaaataaaaagaaaatataattaagtatttgcAAGTAGTGAAGACATACACGATTGAAACAAccagtttcttttttttttttttatctttttatgttttattttccaGTTGGCGTCCTCTCTTTCAATTCTACCAAAATCTGCTGCCTACTCTCATTGCGTGCAATAGTTTACTACATTTTATGCGAAATCCTGTTACAAACTTCTCAATCACTTGCTTTTCTTGGCACTGGTACATGTTATGCCGAAATCCTGTTACAAACTTAGCAAGCAGTTGCTTTTCTTGGCACTCTTAAgtacagatt
This window of the Citrus sinensis cultivar Valencia sweet orange chromosome 8, DVS_A1.0, whole genome shotgun sequence genome carries:
- the LOC102618531 gene encoding LOB domain-containing protein 27-like, whose amino-acid sequence is MTLKASQACAACKYQRRRCSSDCPLAPYFPADQPRLFQNAHKLFGRSNILSIIKPLDAERRAEAMRSIIYEANIRDRYPVHGCLGVVCQLQYQIWQVEAELRAAQAQLDMYRQMYYQQQLSTAAADDVPSQLELGMALPYIDALSLLHNNNTNDDDDAVASYSYNSYSSLYMDARDVWVEDTHAANNNNGSSMAFQSQLVASQPLEIQQEVVRDCDEMHPFFDTVDDRQSYVDSKEAYESSSEESLKDTTQSIEHVGENELKTAAACFTLTSVN